One region of Betaproteobacteria bacterium genomic DNA includes:
- a CDS encoding transporter substrate-binding domain-containing protein: MRLIVLVAAVLLSASVRADQMRLLAAELPPYTFQVPSVSVSEFPGPGRGVVYDVVQAMAKRAGHTGAIEFMPWRHAQQIAMTEPNIGILALTRTPEREENYRWIVKILTDDLVLVGGRGVDVSSLEKVKDRPTGVLLRSGAEALLKEKGFTRIEPAPEEWMNARKLRERRIDAWLAPRLMVIYAWREVGGDPLSLDIGAIVRPSEIWFAGSKSLPNAEVEKWQKAFEEIRADGTYERILAEYNRLKIVPVPDELRRRDHETIWAY; encoded by the coding sequence ATGCGCCTCATCGTCCTGGTTGCGGCGGTGCTGCTCTCTGCGTCGGTCCGCGCAGACCAGATGCGGCTGCTTGCCGCGGAACTGCCTCCTTACACCTTTCAAGTGCCGTCTGTTTCGGTCTCCGAATTTCCGGGTCCGGGTCGGGGCGTCGTCTACGACGTCGTGCAGGCGATGGCGAAGCGTGCCGGGCACACGGGCGCCATCGAGTTCATGCCGTGGCGCCATGCCCAGCAGATCGCTATGACCGAACCGAACATCGGCATCCTGGCGTTGACCCGGACCCCGGAGCGCGAGGAGAACTACCGCTGGATCGTGAAGATCCTCACCGACGATCTGGTGCTGGTCGGCGGCCGCGGGGTCGATGTCTCCAGCCTGGAAAAGGTGAAGGACCGGCCCACCGGGGTGCTGCTGCGAAGCGGTGCGGAAGCTCTGCTCAAGGAAAAGGGCTTCACCCGCATCGAACCCGCGCCCGAGGAGTGGATGAACGCACGCAAGCTGCGCGAGCGGCGCATCGATGCCTGGCTTGCGCCGCGGCTGATGGTGATCTACGCCTGGCGCGAGGTCGGCGGTGATCCGCTGAGTCTCGACATCGGTGCCATCGTGCGTCCGAGCGAGATCTGGTTCGCCGGGTCGAAGTCGCTGCCGAACGCGGAAGTCGAAAAATGGCAAAAGGCCTTCGAGGAAATCCGCGCCGACGGCACTTATGAGCGGATCCTCGCCGAGTACAACCGCCTGAAGATCGTGCCGGTTCCGGACGAGCTTCGCCGTCGGGACCACGAAACGATCTGGGCCTATTGA